The following coding sequences are from one Rutidosis leptorrhynchoides isolate AG116_Rl617_1_P2 chromosome 11, CSIRO_AGI_Rlap_v1, whole genome shotgun sequence window:
- the LOC139875793 gene encoding uncharacterized protein, which produces MHSVPVWVKLHDVPLAGFTEDGLSIMASKIGVPIMLDSYTSTMCKESWGRSNFARAMIEIVAEHDMKDQLHVAIPSPRGKTNSISTIRVEYKWKLPRCSGCAIFGHTDVQCPKHVINKMDHKKVDDEGYEKVVQKQQPKKDNVKNVTFAVGKPKQNLVYRPVNKQQPPKKVVTPTRNKEVVETSNSFGALENEDEGNRATTSIVFKSFPDKALVDVESDVEDDDNDPIISGENKTEESHVDVIKLSNVCASVFHSRQWTSNSSMSNGGTRIIMGWNPLIVNVIVIDFSDQVIHCLIHLVGDNKRMYVSIVYAKNYYIHRRSVWDNLCKHTQFVGDHPWVIIGDFNVSLNLDDSMSGGSQVTLAMREFRECVDYMKMRDVSHSGLQFTWNQRPNASDGILKKIDRVMENDVFVNDFSNAYAIFLPYRISDHSSAILKIPSSFVARAKPFKFSNFIVYKEGFDDIVLRGWKRALVGHTMFQLRIELDNAQSFLDSNPYSVNAREDHYLLLQAFNDAILDVERFLQQKAKIEWLRVGDSNTSYFHKVVKGKQHRNHILSVEDNMGNIIEGLEVPSQFVSHYTNFLGTTSEATPVDIPYSLFTRKISHEKAVHLIRPVLASEVKSAIFDVGNNKSPGPDDYTAEFFKSSWAIVGDEVTKAVQEFFTNGQLLSEINHTVIALIAKVESPSKVTDYRPIAYCNVIYKCISKNLANRIKEVLGDIININQSAFVSRRRISDNILLTQELMRNYHLQKGVPRCAFKVDIQKAYDTVSWEFLEIVLHRFSLGYGQGDPISPYFFTIVMEVLSLILADSAMVTTEWSGLVPSMPKSKAFFANVRQSLKDQIMDILPFEEGSLLVKYLGVPLISSRLYYRDCKVLVDNSVFILPSATLNEIEALMRGFLWCQGTFKKVKQKLSGKTYVYQKPKMDHSYKLAGQNFWNVDTTSSASWSWRKILGVRDQVKDHFVHIVGNGECTSVWYDVWCEFGPLSKFIMTRMIYREGFDPSYSIRDMVLHHDMIWPDNWIARFPQLANATVTMLNNEDDVIKWQDNEGKLRDFAVHWVWEYVRSMAPNVPWYSVIWFTHNIPKHALVMWLLMGEKLKTRDKLKRWEVANNQPLLCALCDQVPDSHDHLFFVCPYSLQVWNRMQGHMEFPIFIDSWKDFTLLVIQEEEKIGGSSLQSNVRYGSIETNVNQLEEESPDASAKVRLEDFLISSLFSDLLESLRGLNDRSLFDTIVCLWRKEDKDAENAEKVVSCALLRFWP; this is translated from the exons ATGCATAGTGTTCCAGTTTGGGTTAAATTGCATGATGTTCCACTAGCGGGTTTTACGGAGGACGGGTTGAGCATTATGGCGTCAAAGATTGGGGTCCCAATCATGTTAGATTCATACACCAGCACCATGTGTAAGGAATCGTGGGGACGATCCAACTTTGCTCGAGCTATGATTGAAATAGTAGCTGAACATGATATGAAAGATCAACTGCATGTAGCAATACCTAGTCCGAGAGGTAAAACTAATTCAATTAGTACTATACGGGTGGAATATAAATGGAAGCTGCCGAGGTGTTCAGGGTGTGCTATCTTTGGACATACTGATGTCCAATGTCCGAAACATGTTATTAATAAGATGGATCATAAGAAGGTTGATGATGAGGGCTATGAAAAGGTAGTTCAAAAACAGCAGCCAAAAAAAGATAATGTGAAGAATGTCACGTTTGCGGTTGGGAAACCAAAGCAAAATCTAGTTTATCGACCTGTTAACAAACAACAACCTCCTAAAAAGGTCGTAACTCCAACCCGTAATAAAGAGGTTGTTGAAACAAGTAATTCTTTTGGTGCATTAGAGAATGAAGATGAGGGAAATCGGGCAACTACTAGTATTGTGTTCAAATCGTTCCCTGACAAGGCATTGGTGGATGTAGAAAGTGATGTAGAAGATGATGACAACGATCCGATTATCTCTGGGGAAAATAAAACTGAAG AATCCCATGTTGATGTTATCAAACTTAGTAATGTCTGTGCTTCAGTGTTTCATTCACGGCAATGGACCTCTAACAGTAGCATGAGTAATGGGGGTACCCGAATCATAATGGGGTGGAATCCATTGATTGTTAACGTAATTGTTATCGATTTTTCAGACCAGGTTATTCATTGCTTAATCCATTTGGTCGGTGACAATAAACGTATGTATGTGTCAATTGTGTATGCTAAGAACTACTATATTCATCGTCGTTCAGTATGGGACAATTTGTGTAAGCATACTCAGTTTGTGGGGGATCATCCGTGGGTGATTATAGGGGATTTTAATGTGTCCCTAAACCTAGACGATTCCATGTCAGGAGGTTCTCAGGTTACCCTAGCTATGAGGGAATTTCGTGAGTGTGTTGATTACATGAAAATGAGAGATGTTTCTCACTCGGGGCTTCAATTTACATGGAATCAAAGACCCAATGCTTCGGATGGCATTCTAAAAAAGATTGATAGGGTAATGGAGAATGATGTCTTTGTTAATGATTTCTCTAATGCATATGCCATTTTTCTTCCATACCGGATTTCTGACCATAGTTCGGCGATATTGAAGATCCCCTCCTCGTTTGTTGCGAGAGCTAAGCCTTTTAAATTCAGCAACTTTATTGTTTATAAAGAAGGCTTTGATGATATTGTTCTACGTGGTTGGAAGCGAGCTTTAGTTGGTCACACCATGTTTCAG CTAAGAATTGAACTTGATAATGCTCAGTCTTTCTTGGATAGCAACCCGTACTCGGTAAATGCTAGGGAGGATCATTACCTCCTTTTACAAGCGTTCAATGATGCTATTCTAGATGTGGAACGTTTCTTACAACAAAAAGCAAAGATTGAATGGCTTAGAGTGGGGGATAGTAATACTAGTTATTTCCACAAAGTGGTTAAAGGTAAGCAACATCGTAATCACATCTTATCGGTAGAGGATAATATGGGTAATATAATTGAAGGCCTGGAAGTCCCTTCTCAATTTGTTTCTCACTATACGAACTTTTTGGGTACTACTTCGGAGGCAACTCCGGTAGATATCCCGTATAGTCTGTTTACTCGTAAGATTTCACATGAAAAAGCTGTTCATTTGATTCGTCCAGTGTTGGCGTCAGAAGTTAAAAGTGCTATTTTTGATGTGGGTAACAACAAGTCGCCAGGTCCGGATGACTACACTGCTGAATTTTTCAAATCCTCATGGGCAATTGTTGGTGATGAAGTTACAAAGGCGGTTCAAGAATTTTTTACTAATGGACAACTGCTATCAGAAATTAATCATACGGTAATTGCTTTGATCGCTAAAGTTGAAAGTCCCTCTAAAGTTACTGATTACCGGCCAATAGCTTATTGCAACGTAATTTATAAATGTATTAGTAAAAATCTCGCTAATCGTATCAAAGAAGTGCTTGGTGATATTATAAATATCAACCAATCTGCGTTTGTTTCGAGACGTAGAATCTCGGATAACATTTTACTTACCCAAGAGCTAATGCGTAACTACCACTTGCAAAAAGGTGTCCCTAGATGTGCTTTTAAAGTTGATATTCAAAAGGCATATGACACTGTTAGTTGGGAGTTTTTGGAGATAGTGTTGCATCGGTTTTCATTGGGTTATGGTCAG GGTGATCCAATTTCGCCTTACTTTTTCACCATAGTTATGGAGGTGCTTTCGTTGATTCTTGCGGATTCGGCAATGGTTACTACAG AGTGGTCGGGCCTTGTTCCTAGTATGCCAAAAAGTAAAGCTTTTTTTGCAAATGTTCGTCAATCTCTGAAGGACCAAATAATGGATATTCTACCTTTCGAGGAAGGTTCACTTCTGGTAAAGTATCTTGGTGTTCCATTGATCTCATCACGATTGTACTATAGGGATTGTAAAGTCCTTGTGGATAAT TCAGTGTTCATTTTACCAAGTGCTACGCTTAATGAAATTGAAGCCTTGATGAGAGGTTTTCTATGGTGTCAAGGCACCTTTAAAAAAGTAAAGCAAAAGTTAAGTGGAAAGACGTATGTTTACCAAAAACCGAAG ATGGATCATTCTTATAAACTTGCAGGTCAGAACTTTTGGAATGTTGATACCACATCTAGTGCAAGTTGGAGTTGGCGAAAGATACTTGGTGTGAGGGACCAAGTCAAAGATCATTTTGTTCATATTGTTGGTAATGGAGAATGTACTTCGGTTTGGTATGATGTTTGGTGTGAGTTTGGTCCATTATCTAAGTTTATCATGACAAGAATGATCTACCGAGAAGGTTTTGATCCGTCTTATTCGATTAGAGATATGGTGCTACACCACGACATGATTTGGCCAGATAATTGGATTGCACGGTTCCCACAACTCGCTAATGCCACTGTTACTATGCTCAACAATGAAGATGACGTGATTAAATGGCAAGATAATGAAGGGAAGCTTCGGGATTTTGCGGTTCACTGGGTGTGGGAGTATGTTCGAAGTATGGCTCCGAATGTGCCTTGGTATTCGGTTATTTGGTTCACGCATAATATCCCAAAACACGCTTTGGTGATGTGGTTACTTATGGGGGAAAAACTTAAGACGCGTGATAAGTTAAAGCGATGGGAGGTCGCGAATAACCAACCACTACTCTGTGCTCTGTGTGATCAAGTTCCTGATTCTCATGACCACTTGTTTTTCGTATGTCCATACTCGTTGCAGGTATGGAATCGCATGCAGGGTCATATGGAGTTTCCTATTTTCATTGACTCATGGAAAGACTTCACGTTGTTG GTTATTCAAGAAGAAGAAAAGATCGGTGGATCAAGCCTACAAAGCAACGTACGGTACGGTTCGATTGAAACCAATGTCAATCAATTGGAAGAAGAATCCCCAGACGCTTCGGCTAAAGTCAGACTGGAAGATTTCTTAATTTCTAGTTTGTTTTCGGAT CTGTTAGAATCACTCAGAGGACTTAATGATCGGTCATTGTTTGACACGATCGTTT GTTTGTGGAGAAAAGAAGATAAAGATGCTGAAAATGCTGAAAAAGTTGTCTCATGCGCGCTGTTACGGTTTTggccataa